A single Vigna radiata var. radiata cultivar VC1973A chromosome 8, Vradiata_ver6, whole genome shotgun sequence DNA region contains:
- the LOC106770216 gene encoding uncharacterized protein LOC106770216, whose translation MEETLGQAWDRFKGLLRKTLVHGLDKTSYLLAFLGGLNTKSKMMIDALAEGSINTKTEDEAYNLIESMAMSEVVLAELPMGIRNISQTQQLCNLCGSDHINGQCAFSIETQQDVNYMGAQFQYKQGNFNQGNSSQGWKNHPVLGNNKAILLGSNQASFRSLELQFGQLSKRVETTEKSQFRAKTEVNPKDECKAMLTSNKRKAEGESLKLENNEKEDQEMMKTDEVNKERRSEHEIELTDEEEDPEEEVIESRDEEEVESTDEEADIVVQPQKMNYPPKEKDPGCLTIPCVLNGCDIGEAMIDSGASINMLPKKFVTKCKGMVLKHSNVTVTMADGSITEPLGMVKNVVV comes from the exons atggaggaaactctagGTCAAGCGTGGGACAGGTTCAAAGGCCTGTTAAGGAAGACTCTTGTTCACGGTCTTGACAAGACTTCATATTTACTTGCTTTCTTGGGAGGCCTCAATACTAAgtccaaaatgatgatagatgcttTAGCTGAAGGGAGCATAAAtaccaagactgaagatgaggcgtacaacttaattgagAGCATGGCTATGAGCGAGGTG GTTCTTGCCGAACTTCCCATGGGAATAAGAAATATTTCCCAAACACAGCAGCTTTGCAACTTATGTGGtagtgaccatattaatggtcagtGTGCTTTTTCCATAGAAACACAGCAGGATGTCAACTACATGGGAGCCCAGTTCCAATACAAACAAGGtaacttcaaccaaggtaactctagccaaggttggaagaaccacccaGTATTGGGCAACAACAAAGCAATACTTTTGGGCAG TAATCAAGCTAGCTTCAGGTCATTGGAGTTACAGTTTGGACAGCTGTCAAAAAGAGTGGAAACCACTGAGAAAAGTCAGTTCAGGGCTAagactgaagttaaccctaaggacGAATGCAAAGCTATGTTGACAAGTAACAAAAGGAAGGCAGAAGGGGAATCGCTGAAGcttgaaaacaatgaaaaggaAGATCAGGAGATGATGAAAACTGATGAAGtcaacaaagaaagaagaagtgaGCATGAAATTGAACTCACTGATGAGGAAGAAGACCCTGAAGAGGAAGTCATTGAATCAAGGGATGAAGAGGAAGTTGAATCTACTGATGAAGAGGCGGATATTGTTGTTCAACCTCAAAAGATGAATTATCCGCCTAAAGAAAAAGATCCTGGATGTTTGACAATACCATGTGTCCTGAATGGATGTGATATaggggaagctatgatagattcagGAGCCAGCATCAATATGTTGCCTAAGAAATTTGTAACAAAATGCAAAGGGATGGTGCTAAAGCATTCTAATGTTACTGTAACAATGGCAGATGGATCTATAACTGAACCACTGGGTATGGTGAAGAATGTTGTTGTGTGA